From Thermoflavifilum aggregans, a single genomic window includes:
- a CDS encoding DUF5686 and carboxypeptidase-like regulatory domain-containing protein — translation MDHQPMLKNLLCLVTLLLAWVVAPAQQRIVAGSVLDAHTGEALPFAGVQFKGTDVGVVADENGRFIFRLDHLPSDSLLASVLGYHRMIIAVRHDADSQYIVFRLERSGYTMNEVVVHAGVNPALIILRKIIQRKPYNNMDRFESYKEKVYNKLEFDINKIDKNKFLHSKLFQPFQFVLNNVDTSETGDIYLPILFTETISDYYFQRTPHRTKEIIIASKTSGIQNKSITRYLGTMYQNVNVYDNFIPVFDKQFVSPIANIATLYYDYQLVDTQYIDGRRCFHITFIPKRKNENVFTGDFWVNDTTFAIQKMNLEVTSNANLNFVSRVSLVQEYKPYNDSIWFISKDKFVADFYTPVARKLTFIGRKTTLYEPLAINDTAATNIFDNPHYKDNIVVLPDARERSDSFWTVHRFEPLARQEKGVYEMVDSLQHNPTFQKYSHTVQFLVTGVKEVGPLELGPYYYELSANHLENIRLRLDVGTNINFSKNIYLSNYLAYGTADRTFKGHTSALWILHRRPRIYLYASYTHDLDNGAIYYDQINTDNIFTLAVYKPGVIQKFVMVDEKRMEFYREDYSGFSQHITFLNQQFSPYAPLPTKDDFAIDGKTGNPLSSSEVSLELRYAYQEQFLEGNYYRISLGSDYPIVDVKFTLGMKGFLNGQYAFQKVAANISDYMSIAPFGHLYYNFFGGKIYGTLPFVLLQVPPGNNLYYYDKYAFDMMQRYEFLCDEYAGFMIEHELGGGIFTYIPLLNKLKLRQFWTAKGIIGNLSPANAQLNLVNQGPFKTLQGNPYLELGTGVENILHFFRIDFVWRVTPKIQPTESYHHNFGVFGSVQLDF, via the coding sequence CACTGCTGGCAAGCGTGTTGGGCTATCACCGCATGATCATAGCCGTCAGACATGATGCAGATTCCCAGTACATCGTCTTCCGGCTCGAACGCTCGGGTTATACCATGAACGAAGTAGTGGTGCATGCAGGTGTGAATCCGGCATTGATTATCCTTCGCAAAATCATTCAGCGAAAACCCTACAACAATATGGATCGCTTTGAAAGCTACAAGGAAAAGGTATATAACAAACTGGAATTCGATATCAACAAAATTGACAAAAATAAATTTCTGCATTCCAAACTATTTCAACCTTTTCAGTTTGTATTGAATAATGTGGATACTTCAGAAACAGGCGATATTTATCTTCCTATCCTTTTTACCGAAACTATTTCCGACTATTATTTCCAGCGTACACCGCACCGAACCAAAGAAATAATTATTGCCAGCAAAACATCAGGTATCCAAAATAAAAGCATAACACGCTATTTGGGCACCATGTATCAGAATGTAAATGTGTACGATAATTTCATTCCTGTATTCGATAAGCAATTTGTAAGTCCTATTGCAAACATTGCTACTTTGTACTACGATTATCAGCTTGTGGATACACAATATATTGACGGAAGAAGATGTTTTCACATCACCTTTATACCGAAAAGAAAAAATGAAAATGTATTCACAGGTGATTTCTGGGTAAACGATACCACTTTTGCTATTCAGAAAATGAATTTAGAAGTTACTTCAAATGCCAATCTGAACTTCGTTTCCCGCGTAAGCCTGGTACAGGAATACAAACCTTACAATGATTCCATTTGGTTTATATCAAAAGATAAATTTGTGGCCGACTTCTATACTCCGGTTGCCCGCAAACTCACATTCATCGGTCGAAAAACCACATTGTATGAACCTTTAGCCATCAACGATACAGCCGCAACCAACATTTTTGATAATCCACATTACAAAGACAATATTGTAGTATTGCCAGATGCAAGAGAGAGAAGCGACAGCTTCTGGACAGTTCATCGCTTCGAACCGCTTGCCCGGCAGGAAAAAGGCGTGTATGAAATGGTGGACTCATTGCAGCACAACCCCACCTTTCAGAAATATTCGCATACCGTGCAGTTTCTGGTTACGGGCGTGAAAGAAGTAGGGCCGCTGGAATTGGGGCCTTATTATTATGAATTATCAGCTAATCATCTCGAAAACATCCGCTTGCGCCTCGATGTGGGCACCAATATAAATTTCAGTAAAAATATTTATCTCAGCAATTACCTTGCTTACGGAACTGCTGATCGTACGTTCAAGGGGCATACATCTGCATTATGGATTCTGCATCGCAGGCCCCGCATTTATCTCTATGCATCTTATACACACGATCTGGACAATGGTGCTATTTATTATGATCAGATCAACACAGATAATATCTTCACCTTAGCTGTGTATAAGCCGGGTGTAATACAGAAATTTGTGATGGTTGATGAAAAAAGAATGGAGTTTTATCGTGAAGATTACAGCGGCTTTTCACAGCATATTACTTTTCTTAACCAGCAATTCTCGCCCTACGCACCTTTGCCTACAAAAGATGATTTTGCTATTGACGGAAAAACCGGCAACCCACTTTCCAGTTCAGAAGTTTCGCTGGAATTGCGATATGCTTATCAGGAGCAATTTCTGGAAGGCAATTATTATCGCATAAGCTTGGGAAGTGATTATCCGATTGTGGATGTAAAGTTCACCCTGGGCATGAAAGGGTTCTTAAATGGACAATATGCTTTTCAAAAAGTTGCTGCTAATATCTCGGATTACATGAGCATTGCTCCGTTTGGACATTTGTATTATAACTTCTTCGGAGGCAAAATTTATGGTACCCTTCCATTCGTATTGCTTCAAGTACCGCCTGGCAATAATCTGTATTATTACGACAAGTATGCATTTGATATGATGCAGCGCTATGAATTTCTTTGTGATGAATATGCCGGATTTATGATTGAGCATGAACTGGGTGGTGGCATTTTCACATACATCCCTTTGCTGAATAAACTGAAACTGCGCCAGTTCTGGACCGCCAAGGGTATTATAGGCAATCTTTCACCGGCCAATGCCCAACTCAATCTCGTAAATCAGGGACCATTTAAAACATTGCAAGGCAATCCGTATCTGGAATTGGGTACAGGTGTAGAAAATATCCTGCATTTCTTTCGTATTGATTTTGTATGGCGCGTAACACCCAAGATTCAGCCTACAGAATCATACCATCACAACTTCGGCGTATTTGGCAGCGTTCAACTTGATTTTTAA